The Arachis ipaensis cultivar K30076 chromosome B07, Araip1.1, whole genome shotgun sequence genome includes a window with the following:
- the LOC107607700 gene encoding protein FAR1-RELATED SEQUENCE 5-like, with translation MDEKVTNVEPMFDDHGFDEGYNIDSLEDIVMIEFWNIRDEDVCHFHFSDADIAFEFYNRYTRTRGFIAWKNRTRKSHAGVLKLKNFVCHREGFRSQNNNDIGNFKKKPTPETRCGCSAMMEIRLDGPSGRWFISYFFYEHSHPLLDPRLTGLLRGHRFMSEADIGHMINMKKGGISVGQIYQALANQAALKYLQDRAINDLSLYFNHHVDADGTLRNLFWCDGLSRADYSLFGDVLAFDATYKRNKYMCPLVVFSGVNYHNQMISFAAALICDKEKNTYRWLLQQMKVAMNGKAPVSVITDGDLSMKFTIEKEFPNAHHRLCAWHLIRNATSNIGKPHFTSMFKKCMLGNYEIDIFRQKWFEMVEGFGVENKSWVLDMYKKRHSWATAHIRGKFFAGFRTTSRCEGLNSIIAKYVNSRYNLVEFIQHFNRCVDHIQWKEVQADHASVNGRPSMQMCFQQLERSAANVCTLSIFYMFQPILVRAASMKFASWCMKI, from the exons ATGGATGAGAAAGTCACAAATGTGGAACCAATGTTCGATGATCACGGCTTTGATGAAGGGTATAACATTGACTCACTCGAAGACATTGTGATGATTGAATTTTGGAACATCAGGGATGAAGATGTATGTCATTTTCACTTTTCTGATGCCGACATTGCATTTGAGTTCTACAATAGATATACAAGGACAAGAGGCTTTATTGCTTGGAAGAATAGGACTAGGAAGAGTCATGCAGGCGTACTTAAGTTGAAGAATTTTGTATGTCATCGTGAAGGATTTAGATCACAAAATAATAATGACATTGGAAACTTTAAGAAAAAACCTACACCAGAGACAAGGTGTGGCTGCAGTGCAATGATGGAGATTCGTCTAGATGGACCTAGTGGTCGTtggtttatttcttattttttttatgaacacaGTCATCCGCTTTTGGATCCTCGATTGACTGGATTGCTTCGTGGGCATAGATTCATGTCCGAGGCTGATATTGGCCACATGATTAACATGAAAAAGGGTGGGATTAGTGTTGGGCAGATATATCAAGCATTAGCAAATCAGGCAG CTTTGAAGTATCTACAAGATCGAGCAATAAATGacctttctctctattttaatcaTCACGTGGATGCCGATGGTACTTTGCGCAATTTATTCTGGTGCGATGGTCTCAGTAGGGCAGATTACTCATTATTTGGCGATGTGCTGGCTTTTGATGCTACCTATAAGAGGAATAAATATATGTGTCCATTGGTGGTATTTTCTGGTGTCAATTATCACAATCAAATGATTAGTTTTGCTGCTGCTTTAATTTGCGACAAGGAAAAAAACACATATAGGTGGTTGCTACAACAAATGAAGGTGGCAATGAATGGAAAAGCACCTGTTTCGGTTATCACGGATGGTGATCTATCAATGAAGTTCACCATTGAGAAAGAGTTTCCTAATGCACATCATAGATTATGTGCATGGCATCTGATTCGCAATGCAACAAGTAATATTGGCAAGCCCCACTTTACCTCCATGTTTAAAAAGTGTATGCTAGGCAACTATGAAATTGATATATTTCGTCAAAAGTGGTTTGAAATGGTTGAGGGATTTGGTGTCGAAAACAAGAGTTGGGTCCTAGATATGTATAAGAAGAGACATTCATGGGCAACTGCACATATAAGAGGGAAGTTTTTTGCTGGTTTTCGGACTACTTCTCGGTGCGAGGGATTAAACTCAATCATTGCAAAGTATGTCAATTCAAGGTACAATCTGGTTGAGTTCATTCAACACTTTAATCGATGTGTCGACCATATTCAGTGGAAAGAGGTCCAGGCTGACCACGCATCTGTGAATGGGAGACCCAGTATGCAAATGTGTTTTCAACAGTTAGAGAGGAGTGCTGCCAATGTTTGCACCCTATCAATATTTTATATGTTTCAACCAATCCTTGTACGAGCTGCATCAATGAAG TTTGCGTCTTGGTGCATGAAGATATAG